One Thiocapsa bogorovii DNA segment encodes these proteins:
- a CDS encoding transposase → MSNPIPHPQGEPETTALVPHAGPVAVDTFGGRVHVEWDAQAAVTPLGQLPFFTEFLRLGGRFDAWVESCPLKLTSPNAPSTRDVLGTAILAVLSGHQRDAHISALRGDTINAALLGMEAVVSEDSVRRNLGKLDEADGVAWLQNHLDACVAPVPGVPWILDTDVTVKPLYGHQEGALKGYNPHKPGRPSHTYHTYFVAGLRLILDVEVLAGNQTASKYSAPGLWELLARLPRVHWPLCIRGDRDWGTQANMARAEQEGIPYLFKLRMTSKVKQTVERLMRDAEWCDAGQGWQGAETTLRLSGWSRARRAVVLRRRIKADLAVVEQGDPEQLRLSFAELTDETIVYEYAVLVTSLPHEILSVAQLYRDRADAENPFDELKNHWGWGGFTTRDIKRCRFMARITALTYNWWSLFVRLADPTRHTEAITSRPLLLSAPARLTRHGGQTRLTISHPHAEAGWVEATCREITAFFNTLRRTAEQLSPLQRWYRLLSRALVKYLNGRQLQPPAVLPAPA, encoded by the coding sequence ATGAGCAACCCGATCCCTCACCCGCAGGGTGAACCCGAAACCACCGCATTGGTACCGCATGCCGGCCCGGTTGCGGTGGACACGTTTGGCGGGCGCGTCCACGTCGAGTGGGATGCGCAGGCGGCGGTCACCCCGCTGGGGCAGCTGCCGTTCTTCACCGAGTTTTTGCGCCTGGGCGGGCGCTTCGATGCCTGGGTCGAGAGCTGCCCGCTGAAGCTGACCAGCCCGAACGCCCCGAGCACGCGCGACGTTCTCGGTACCGCCATCCTGGCGGTGCTGTCCGGGCATCAGCGCGATGCCCACATCAGTGCCCTGCGCGGCGACACCATCAACGCCGCCCTGCTGGGCATGGAGGCGGTGGTGAGCGAGGACTCGGTGCGCCGCAACCTCGGCAAGCTCGATGAAGCCGACGGGGTGGCCTGGTTGCAGAACCACCTGGACGCCTGCGTGGCGCCGGTGCCGGGCGTGCCCTGGATTCTCGATACCGACGTGACGGTCAAGCCGCTCTACGGGCATCAAGAGGGTGCGCTCAAGGGCTACAACCCGCACAAGCCGGGGCGCCCTTCGCACACCTACCACACCTATTTCGTCGCCGGTCTGCGTCTGATCCTGGACGTGGAGGTGCTGGCCGGCAACCAAACCGCGTCCAAGTACAGCGCGCCGGGCCTGTGGGAGTTGCTCGCGCGCCTGCCGCGGGTGCACTGGCCGCTGTGCATTCGCGGCGACCGCGACTGGGGCACCCAAGCCAACATGGCGCGTGCCGAGCAGGAGGGGATCCCGTATCTGTTCAAGCTGCGCATGACCTCCAAGGTCAAGCAGACCGTCGAGCGCCTGATGCGCGATGCCGAGTGGTGCGATGCCGGTCAAGGCTGGCAGGGGGCCGAGACGACCCTGCGTCTGTCGGGCTGGAGCCGTGCCCGGCGCGCCGTCGTGCTGCGCCGGCGCATCAAGGCCGACCTGGCCGTCGTCGAGCAGGGTGATCCCGAGCAGCTGCGCCTGAGCTTCGCCGAGCTCACCGACGAGACGATCGTCTACGAGTACGCCGTGCTGGTGACCTCGCTGCCCCATGAGATCCTGAGCGTGGCGCAACTCTATCGCGATCGCGCCGACGCGGAGAATCCCTTCGACGAGCTCAAGAACCATTGGGGCTGGGGCGGCTTCACCACCCGCGACATCAAGCGCTGCCGCTTCATGGCGCGCATCACCGCCTTGACCTACAACTGGTGGAGCCTGTTCGTGCGCCTGGCCGACCCGACTCGGCACACCGAGGCGATCACCAGCCGCCCGCTGCTGCTCAGCGCACCGGCACGACTGACCCGTCACGGCGGGCAGACGCGCCTGACCATCAGCCATCCCCATGCCGAAGCCGGGTGGGTGGAGGCGACCTGCCGCGAGATCACGGCCTTCTTCAACACGCTGCGCCGAACTGCGGAGCAGTTGAGTCCCCTGCAACGCTGGTACCGGCTCCTCTCGCGGGCGCTGGTGAAGTATCTCAACGGCCGCCAATTGCAGCCGCCGGCGGTGTTACCGGCGCCGGCGTAG
- a CDS encoding cation:proton antiporter has product MYATLVLLGLFVFVYSAIAGGVERTPVTGPIVFTAFGLALGPVGLGWLHLDLDQEGLRTLAELTLALVLFTDAATADLSVLGRSWRIPERLLGIGLPLTIVLGFAAGVLLFPELGWLEIAILATMLAPTDAALGKAVVTNTSVPANVREGLNVESGLNDGICVPILLALLALATGVEQYRPGFSLGFFAEAIGIGVAVGVALTLAAAWLLRLSTRQGWITETWRQLPVVALALSCFGLAQWLGGSGFIAAFAGGLLYGALAKQEKHALLLAAEGTGDTLALVTWVAFGAGVVGQTMGYISGSVLLYAVLSLTLIRMVPVYLSLWGLPLRPDAKLFIGWFGPRGLASIVFGILVFTADLPGGDTLTVTAVCTILLSILLHGLTANPLVGAFAKGSGRGCDG; this is encoded by the coding sequence ATGTACGCGACCCTCGTCCTCCTCGGTCTCTTTGTCTTTGTCTACAGCGCCATCGCCGGCGGCGTGGAGCGCACGCCCGTCACCGGCCCCATCGTCTTTACGGCCTTCGGCTTGGCGCTCGGTCCGGTCGGACTCGGCTGGCTGCATCTGGACCTCGACCAGGAGGGCCTGCGCACCCTCGCGGAGCTAACCCTCGCCCTGGTCCTGTTCACCGACGCGGCCACCGCCGATCTCTCGGTCCTGGGCAGGAGCTGGCGCATCCCCGAGCGATTGCTGGGCATCGGTTTGCCGCTGACCATCGTGCTGGGCTTTGCTGCCGGGGTGCTGTTGTTCCCCGAGCTCGGGTGGTTGGAGATCGCGATCCTCGCGACCATGCTCGCGCCCACCGACGCGGCGCTCGGCAAGGCCGTCGTGACCAACACGTCCGTCCCCGCAAACGTGCGCGAGGGGCTCAACGTGGAGAGCGGCCTGAACGACGGCATCTGCGTGCCGATCCTGCTGGCGTTGCTGGCCCTGGCGACCGGCGTCGAGCAGTATCGGCCGGGGTTCAGTCTGGGGTTCTTCGCCGAGGCGATCGGCATCGGCGTTGCCGTGGGCGTCGCGCTCACCCTGGCCGCCGCCTGGCTACTGCGTCTGAGCACCCGTCAGGGCTGGATCACCGAGACCTGGCGGCAGCTCCCGGTGGTGGCGCTTGCCTTGTCCTGCTTCGGGTTGGCCCAGTGGCTGGGCGGCAGCGGCTTCATCGCCGCCTTCGCGGGCGGCCTCCTGTACGGCGCCTTGGCGAAGCAGGAAAAGCATGCGTTGCTGCTCGCGGCCGAGGGCACGGGCGACACCCTGGCCCTGGTCACCTGGGTCGCCTTCGGCGCCGGGGTGGTGGGTCAGACGATGGGGTATATCAGTGGGTCCGTGCTGCTCTACGCAGTGCTCAGCCTCACCCTGATCCGCATGGTGCCCGTCTACCTGTCCCTGTGGGGCCTGCCGCTGCGGCCCGACGCCAAGCTCTTTATCGGTTGGTTCGGGCCGCGCGGCCTGGCCAGCATCGTGTTCGGCATCCTGGTGTTCACGGCCGACCTGCCCGGCGGCGACACCCTGACCGTGACCGCGGTGTGCACCATCCTGTTGAGCATCCTGCTGCACGGCCTGACTGCCAACCCGTTGGTGGGCGCGTTTGCGAAAGGCTCGGGGCGCGGGTGCGACGGGTAG
- a CDS encoding sulfatase-like hydrolase/transferase — MRAAYFFRRMAWALILVPVCATLYAADRPNILVIWGDDVGWENVSAYGMGVMGYSTPNIDSIGMQGIRFTDHYAQPSCTAGRAAFITGQYPIRSGMTTVGQPGDALGLQAASPSLAEVLKQEGYATGQFGKNHLGDRNEHLPTVHGFDELFGNLYHLNTQEESEQRDYQRFAESYSGSLEEYEKKFGTRGVLHCVATDTDDPNEDPRFGKMGRQKCEDTGPLTQERMKNFDAGEVIPKAEDFMKQAKADGKPFS, encoded by the coding sequence GTGAGAGCAGCCTACTTCTTCAGGCGCATGGCATGGGCCCTCATCCTGGTTCCCGTGTGCGCCACGCTGTACGCCGCGGACAGACCCAACATCCTCGTCATCTGGGGCGACGACGTCGGCTGGGAGAACGTCAGCGCCTACGGCATGGGCGTGATGGGCTACTCGACGCCCAACATCGACAGCATCGGCATGCAGGGCATCCGCTTCACCGACCACTATGCCCAGCCCTCCTGTACCGCGGGGCGCGCGGCCTTCATCACCGGTCAGTATCCGATCCGCTCGGGTATGACGACGGTCGGCCAGCCCGGCGACGCGCTGGGTCTGCAGGCCGCTTCGCCGAGTCTCGCCGAGGTGCTCAAGCAAGAAGGCTACGCGACCGGGCAGTTCGGCAAGAACCACCTCGGGGACCGCAACGAACACCTCCCGACGGTGCATGGCTTCGACGAGTTGTTCGGTAATCTCTACCACCTGAATACGCAGGAAGAGTCCGAACAACGTGACTACCAGCGTTTTGCCGAGTCCTACTCCGGCAGCCTCGAGGAGTACGAGAAGAAATTCGGCACGCGCGGCGTACTCCACTGCGTCGCGACCGACACGGACGATCCCAACGAGGACCCGCGCTTCGGCAAGATGGGTCGGCAGAAGTGCGAAGACACCGGTCCGCTGACCCAGGAGCGGATGAAGAACTTCGATGCCGGCGAGGTCATCCCCAAGGCGGAGGACTTCATGAAGCAGGCCAAGGCCGACGGCAAACCCTTCTCCTAA
- a CDS encoding valine--tRNA ligase — protein MLDKNYDPQTLEKNWYRFWEEKGYFVPADQTGSSRAEGAGGGAYCIMIPPPNVTGSLHMGHGFNNTIMDTMVRYHRMKGDRTLWQPGTDHAGIATQMVVERQLEAAGQTRHDLGREAFIERVWAWKQESGGNITRQLRRLGSSLDWQHERFTMDEGLSNAVREVFVRLFEEGLIYRGKRLVNWDPALHTAVSDLEVISEEESGHMWDIRYPLVLPPGATGPTHLVVSTTRPETLLGDCAVAVNPEDPRYKHLIGERVELPLTGRRIPVIADEHADPEFGTGCVKITPAHDFNDHQVWLRHRDENAIAEQPHGGLINILTPDAAIRANQPEEGALLPVAYVGLDRYEARKLIVADLDSLGLLAAVKEHRLQQPRGDRSGAVIEPYLTDQWYVRVAPLAEPAIAAVEDGRIRFVPDNWKNTYYDWMRNIQDWCISRQIWWGHRIPAWYDVEGNVYVGRSEDAIRARHGFGPEVVLLQDPDVLDTWFSSALWPFSTLGWPEHTDRLNAFYPTSVLVTGFDIIFFWVARMIMMGLKFMDEVPFKDVYIHGLVRDAHGDKMSKSKGNVLDPIDLIDGIGLEALVEKRTRGMMQPHLAEKIAKQTRKDFPDGIPGFGTDALRFTFAALATTGRDVKFDLGRIEGYRNFCNKLWNASRYVLMNTEEQDCGQAGGEVELSAADRWIRARLNATTATVTDAIEGYRFDLAAQAIYDFTWNAFCDWYLELSKPVLTGTAASDAAKRGTRRTLVETLETLLRLAHPIMPFITEEIWQKVSPLVGAQGDTIMLAPYPVADAGADDPEAVAEIEWVQQVILGVRRIKGEMNIAPGKPLPVLVANASEQDRTWLAIARPYLDFLARIESVTLLDDESAAPESAIALVGTMKLLIPMAGLIDKDAELKRLDKEIGRLTDEIARIGQKLANPSFVDKAPAAVVDKERARLAEQSTAIGNLQAQREKIALL, from the coding sequence AACGTGACCGGCAGCCTGCACATGGGTCACGGGTTCAACAACACCATCATGGATACGATGGTGCGCTATCACCGGATGAAAGGCGATCGCACCCTCTGGCAGCCGGGCACGGACCACGCCGGGATCGCGACCCAGATGGTGGTCGAGCGCCAACTGGAGGCCGCCGGCCAAACCCGTCACGACCTCGGACGCGAGGCCTTCATCGAACGGGTCTGGGCATGGAAACAGGAGTCCGGCGGCAACATTACACGCCAGCTGCGTCGTCTCGGCTCCTCGCTCGACTGGCAGCACGAGCGATTCACCATGGACGAGGGCCTCTCCAACGCGGTGCGCGAGGTCTTCGTGCGCTTGTTCGAAGAGGGATTGATCTATCGCGGCAAGCGCCTAGTCAACTGGGATCCGGCGCTGCACACGGCGGTCTCCGACCTCGAGGTGATCTCCGAGGAAGAGTCCGGCCACATGTGGGACATCCGCTACCCGTTGGTGTTGCCGCCCGGCGCGACGGGGCCGACGCATCTGGTGGTCTCCACCACCCGCCCGGAGACCCTGCTCGGCGACTGCGCCGTGGCCGTCAACCCAGAGGACCCGCGCTACAAACACCTGATCGGTGAGCGCGTCGAGCTGCCCCTAACCGGGCGCCGCATCCCCGTCATCGCCGACGAGCACGCCGACCCCGAGTTCGGGACCGGTTGCGTGAAGATCACGCCTGCGCACGACTTCAACGACCATCAGGTCTGGCTGCGCCACCGCGACGAGAACGCGATCGCCGAGCAGCCGCATGGCGGCCTGATCAACATCCTCACCCCGGATGCCGCGATCCGCGCCAATCAGCCCGAAGAAGGCGCGCTGCTGCCCGTCGCCTACGTCGGCCTGGACCGCTACGAGGCCCGCAAGCTCATCGTCGCCGATCTCGACTCGCTCGGCCTCCTCGCGGCGGTGAAGGAGCACCGGCTTCAGCAGCCGCGCGGCGACCGCTCGGGCGCCGTGATCGAGCCCTATCTGACCGATCAATGGTACGTGCGGGTCGCCCCTCTGGCCGAACCGGCCATCGCCGCGGTCGAAGACGGGCGCATCCGCTTCGTGCCGGACAACTGGAAGAACACCTACTACGACTGGATGCGAAACATCCAGGACTGGTGCATCAGCCGCCAGATCTGGTGGGGGCACCGCATCCCGGCCTGGTACGACGTCGAAGGCAACGTCTATGTCGGCCGCTCGGAGGACGCGATCCGCGCGCGTCACGGCTTCGGCCCCGAGGTCGTCCTGCTCCAGGATCCGGATGTACTCGACACCTGGTTCAGCTCCGCACTCTGGCCCTTCAGCACGCTCGGCTGGCCGGAGCACACCGATCGCCTCAACGCCTTCTATCCCACCTCGGTCCTCGTCACCGGCTTCGACATCATCTTCTTCTGGGTCGCCCGGATGATCATGATGGGGCTCAAATTCATGGACGAGGTGCCCTTCAAGGACGTCTACATCCACGGCCTGGTGCGCGACGCCCACGGCGACAAGATGTCCAAGTCCAAGGGCAACGTACTCGACCCCATCGATCTGATCGACGGGATCGGACTCGAAGCCTTGGTCGAGAAGCGCACCAGGGGCATGATGCAGCCCCATCTGGCCGAGAAGATCGCCAAACAGACCCGCAAGGACTTCCCCGACGGCATCCCCGGCTTCGGCACCGATGCGCTGCGCTTTACCTTCGCCGCGCTCGCCACCACCGGGCGCGACGTCAAATTCGACCTCGGTCGCATCGAGGGCTACCGCAACTTCTGCAACAAGCTCTGGAACGCCTCGCGCTACGTCCTGATGAACACCGAGGAGCAGGACTGCGGCCAAGCCGGCGGCGAGGTGGAGCTCTCCGCGGCCGACCGCTGGATCCGCGCCCGACTCAACGCCACCACGGCCACGGTGACGGACGCCATCGAGGGCTACCGCTTCGACCTCGCCGCCCAAGCGATCTACGACTTCACCTGGAACGCCTTCTGCGACTGGTATCTGGAGCTGTCCAAGCCGGTGCTCACAGGGACGGCCGCGAGCGACGCTGCAAAGCGCGGCACCCGCCGCACCCTGGTCGAGACCCTGGAGACCCTGCTGAGGCTCGCCCACCCGATCATGCCCTTCATCACGGAGGAGATCTGGCAGAAGGTCTCGCCCCTGGTCGGGGCCCAAGGCGACACCATCATGCTTGCACCCTACCCCGTCGCCGATGCAGGAGCCGACGACCCGGAGGCCGTCGCCGAGATCGAGTGGGTCCAGCAGGTCATCCTCGGCGTGCGGCGCATCAAGGGCGAGATGAACATCGCGCCCGGCAAACCGCTGCCGGTGCTCGTCGCCAACGCCTCCGAGCAGGACCGGACCTGGCTCGCGATCGCCCGGCCCTACCTGGATTTTCTCGCCCGTATCGAATCGGTCACTCTGCTCGACGACGAGTCGGCCGCGCCCGAGTCGGCGATCGCCCTGGTCGGCACCATGAAGCTCCTCATCCCGATGGCCGGCCTGATCGACAAGGACGCCGAGCTCAAACGCCTCGACAAGGAGATCGGGCGCCTGACCGACGAGATCGCCCGTATCGGGCAGAAGCTCGCGAACCCGAGCTTCGTCGACAAGGCCCCGGCCGCGGTGGTCGACAAGGAGCGCGCCAGGCTCGCCGAGCAGTCGACGGCGATCGGAAACCTGCAGGCGCAGCGCGAGAAGATCGCTTTACTGTGA
- a CDS encoding IS3 family transposase (programmed frameshift), translated as MTTYSSELKDSILTKLLPPNNVGVPQLAAQTGIPRDTLYGWRREALGRARRPRASTVPAGTLGSEEKFAVVMETATLNELELGAYCRRKGLFAEQISAWRTTCQQANAPLTSTTERAERRAEQAEIVRLGRELQRKDRALAEAATLLVLQKSPGDLGGARGRSLAYERRVQVSEYIAQACAEGARLSRACAAVGLSERTLQRWRRDGAIGGDGRTREHRTEGAVRTPANRLSPHERQAVLTAANAPRFASLSPHQIVPALADEGCYLGSESTFYRVLRDAGQLARRGRAKAPTRVRPQPLEATGPNRVWSWDITYLASTVQGMFFYLYLIMDVYSRKIVGWEVYPQESAAHAASVLHKAYLREACTPGTLVLHSDNGSPMKGATMLVMLQRLGVVPSFSRRAVSNDNPYSESLFNTVKGRPDFPSDPFDDVEVARRWMTTFTAWYNTIHLHSALKFVTPAQRHRGEDVDLLARRDALYQAARDDNPTRWSGPTRNWTPPASVLLNPGKPPREQEKADTNMT; from the exons ATGACAACCTATTCGAGCGAACTGAAAGACAGCATCCTGACGAAGCTACTGCCGCCCAACAACGTCGGCGTCCCGCAGTTGGCCGCGCAAACCGGCATCCCGCGCGACACCCTCTACGGCTGGCGGCGCGAGGCGTTGGGTCGGGCGCGTCGACCACGGGCATCGACGGTGCCTGCCGGGACGCTCGGCAGCGAGGAGAAGTTTGCCGTGGTGATGGAGACCGCCACCCTCAATGAGTTGGAGCTGGGCGCGTACTGTCGGCGCAAGGGCCTGTTCGCCGAGCAGATCAGCGCGTGGCGCACGACCTGCCAGCAGGCCAATGCGCCGCTGACGAGCACGACCGAGCGGGCCGAGCGGCGCGCCGAGCAGGCGGAGATCGTGCGCCTGGGTCGGGAGTTGCAGCGCAAGGACCGGGCCTTGGCCGAAGCCGCCACGTTGCTGGTGCTCCAAAAAAGTCCGGGCGATCTGGGAGGAGCCAGAGGACGCTCGCTCGCCTATGAGCGGCGCGTACAAGTGAGCGAGTACATCGCCCAAGCCTGTGCCGAGGGCGCCCGCCTGAGTCGCGCCTGCGCCGCCGTGGGGCTGTCCGAGCGCACCCTGCAGCGCTGGCGTCGCGACGGGGCGATCGGCGGCGACGGGCGCACGCGCGAGCACCGGACCGAAGGCGCGGTACGCACCCCGGCCAATCGGCTCTCGCCCCACGAGCGACAAGCCGTCCTCACAGCCGCCAACGCGCCCAGGTTCGCGAGCTTGAGTCCGCATCAGATCGTCCCGGCGCTGGCCGACGAGGGCTGCTACCTGGGATCCGAGTCGACCTTCTACCGCGTGCTGCGCGACGCCGGGCAGCTCGCCCGCCGCGGTCGCGCCAAGGCGCCGACACGGGTGCGCCCGCAGCCGCTGGAGGCGACCGGGCCGAATCGGGTTTGGAGCTGGGACATCACCTACCTGGCCAGTACCGTGCAGGGGATGTTCTTCTATCTGTACCTGATCATGGATGTCTACAGCCGCAAGATCGTCGGCTGGGAGGTCTACCCGCAGGAGTCCGCCGCGCACGCCGCCAGCGTCCTGCACAAGGCTTACCTGCGCGAA GCGTGCACCCCGGGCACACTGGTCCTGCACTCGGACAACGGCTCGCCGATGAAAGGCGCCACCATGCTGGTGATGCTTCAACGCTTGGGCGTCGTGCCGTCCTTTAGTCGCCGGGCGGTGAGCAACGACAACCCCTACTCGGAGTCGCTGTTCAACACCGTCAAGGGGCGCCCGGACTTTCCCTCCGATCCCTTCGACGACGTCGAGGTGGCACGCCGCTGGATGACGACATTCACCGCCTGGTACAACACCATTCACCTGCACAGCGCGCTGAAGTTCGTCACCCCGGCACAGCGCCATCGCGGCGAGGATGTCGACCTGCTGGCACGGCGCGACGCGCTCTATCAAGCCGCCAGAGACGACAACCCGACGCGCTGGTCCGGACCCACCCGCAATTGGACGCCGCCCGCTTCGGTCTTGCTCAACCCGGGAAAACCCCCTCGTGAACAGGAGAAGGCCGACACGAACATGACATGA
- a CDS encoding glutamate decarboxylase yields the protein MPLHSKDAIVDDPVSDVYASTDLSLVMPKYRMPEQEHDPRHAYSVVHDELMLDGNSRQNLATFCQTWLDPEIHRLMDECVDKNMVDKDEYPQTAEIEARCVHMLADLWNSPAAANTLGCSTTGSSEAAMLGGLAMKWRWRKRMHEAGKPADKPNMICGPVQICWHKFARYFDVELREIPLEGDRLIMNAEEVIKRCDENTIGVVPTLGVTFTCQYEPVKAVNDALEQLQRETGLDIPIHVDGASGAFLAPFCAPELEWDFRLPRVKSINTSGHKFGLAPLGVGWVVWRDAEELPEELIFDVNYLGGNMPTFALNFSRPGGQIVAQYYNFLRLGKEGYRKIHTACYDTARFLADEIGKMGPFKVLFDGDMKAGIPALSWTIKEGFDTHGYSLFDLADRLRSRGWQVPAYSMPANRQDLVIQRILVRHGVSRDLGALLIEDMKRCLEHFGKHPITSPLTSEEATGFHH from the coding sequence ATGCCTTTGCATTCGAAAGACGCGATCGTCGACGACCCGGTCAGCGACGTCTACGCGTCGACCGATTTATCGCTGGTGATGCCGAAGTACCGCATGCCGGAGCAGGAGCACGACCCGCGGCATGCCTACAGCGTTGTCCATGACGAACTGATGCTCGACGGCAACTCGAGGCAAAACCTGGCGACCTTCTGCCAGACTTGGTTGGACCCGGAGATCCATCGCCTCATGGACGAGTGCGTCGATAAAAACATGGTCGACAAAGACGAGTATCCGCAGACGGCGGAGATCGAGGCACGCTGCGTCCATATGCTCGCGGACCTGTGGAACTCCCCGGCCGCGGCCAACACCCTCGGTTGCTCCACTACCGGATCGAGCGAGGCGGCGATGCTCGGCGGACTGGCAATGAAATGGCGCTGGCGCAAACGTATGCATGAGGCCGGCAAGCCCGCCGACAAGCCCAACATGATCTGTGGCCCGGTGCAGATTTGCTGGCACAAATTCGCCCGCTATTTCGACGTCGAGTTGCGCGAGATTCCCTTGGAAGGCGACCGCCTGATCATGAACGCCGAGGAGGTGATCAAGCGCTGCGACGAAAACACCATCGGCGTGGTGCCGACCTTGGGCGTGACCTTCACCTGTCAGTACGAGCCGGTGAAGGCGGTCAATGACGCCCTCGAGCAACTTCAACGGGAAACCGGACTCGACATCCCGATCCATGTTGACGGGGCCAGCGGCGCCTTCTTGGCCCCCTTCTGTGCCCCGGAGCTGGAATGGGACTTTCGCCTGCCGCGGGTGAAATCCATCAACACCTCCGGGCATAAGTTCGGACTCGCGCCGCTCGGTGTCGGCTGGGTCGTCTGGCGCGATGCCGAGGAACTGCCCGAGGAGTTGATCTTCGATGTCAACTACCTGGGCGGCAACATGCCGACCTTCGCCTTGAACTTCTCGCGTCCCGGCGGCCAAATCGTCGCCCAGTATTACAATTTCCTGCGCCTGGGAAAGGAGGGGTACCGCAAGATCCACACCGCCTGTTACGACACGGCGCGTTTCCTGGCGGACGAGATCGGCAAGATGGGACCCTTTAAGGTGCTCTTCGACGGCGATATGAAGGCGGGCATCCCGGCCCTATCGTGGACGATCAAGGAGGGTTTCGATACCCACGGCTACAGCCTGTTCGACCTGGCCGACCGGCTGCGCAGTCGTGGTTGGCAGGTGCCTGCTTACTCGATGCCCGCCAATCGGCAAGACCTCGTCATCCAGCGCATCCTGGTGCGACACGGCGTCAGCCGCGATCTCGGCGCGCTGCTGATCGAAGACATGAAACGCTGCCTCGAACACTTCGGGAAGCACCCGATTACCAGTCCGCTGACCAGTGAAGAGGCAACCGGCTTCCACCACTGA
- a CDS encoding sulfatase-like hydrolase/transferase, protein MLFLGFFVWLNPSRMHLYTRLNDEWRYAAEEYTSEADFHGSGMLQHDHDIGLMLDFLEENGLDDNTIVWYSTDNGPEHASWPHGATTPFRGEKMSTYEGGVRVISMLRWPGVIEPGRTLNGIQGHQDMFTSLAAAAGVPDVAERVMEEKKQYIDGGNNLPYWKGETEQSARDHIFYY, encoded by the coding sequence CTGCTCTTTTTAGGCTTCTTCGTCTGGCTCAACCCCAGCCGCATGCATCTCTACACGCGGCTCAACGACGAGTGGCGCTACGCGGCCGAAGAATACACCTCGGAGGCCGACTTCCACGGCTCCGGGATGCTCCAGCACGACCACGACATCGGCTTGATGCTCGACTTTCTGGAAGAGAACGGCCTGGATGACAACACGATTGTCTGGTACTCCACCGACAACGGCCCCGAGCACGCCTCTTGGCCGCACGGGGCGACCACCCCATTCCGCGGCGAAAAGATGTCGACCTACGAGGGCGGTGTCCGGGTCATCTCGATGCTGCGCTGGCCCGGGGTGATCGAGCCCGGACGGACCTTGAACGGCATCCAGGGACACCAGGACATGTTCACGAGCCTGGCAGCCGCCGCCGGGGTGCCCGACGTCGCCGAGCGCGTCATGGAAGAGAAGAAGCAATACATCGACGGCGGCAACAACCTCCCCTACTGGAAGGGCGAGACCGAGCAGTCGGCCCGCGACCACATCTTCTACTACTAA